In a single window of the Methanobrevibacter arboriphilus JCM 13429 = DSM 1125 genome:
- a CDS encoding LUD domain-containing protein yields MNENELESMRNSFKTVYNKRKSILNDPQVKNLQEKVIDIRKDSIDNNEKLIETLKESFKKNDIDYAFADNAEEARNIICDVIKSEINEDLKDDTSNYSFNDNNNFNDNDFNDDNSFNDKNSIVVAKSKSNTLGEIAASKFLQSKGINVIETDLGDRILQLKGKDNKPTHPTGPASHLNVEEISKIVSKGLNIDVACDPKAIMEVVKEDILNKVSEADIGLSGANAVACEDGSLVFVHNEGNISLVSLMKTHIIVAGIEKLVRTIEDAISIAKLETIYATGSKVTSYINIVSGPSKTADIEKKLLKNMYGAEKVFVIILDNGRLEAIESITECLYCIGCGSCIVTCPVYNAIGNEFGFNNYLGGRGVAMSKFIQDTETSISSGLYKCTLCGLCKINCPVTISTSDIIENIRAETLKKGLYPEKHGKFKDNIKNKGSPY; encoded by the coding sequence ATGAATGAAAATGAATTAGAATCAATGAGAAATTCATTTAAAACTGTTTATAATAAACGTAAAAGTATTTTAAACGATCCTCAAGTTAAAAATCTTCAAGAAAAAGTCATTGATATTAGAAAAGATTCTATTGATAACAATGAGAAGTTAATTGAAACTCTTAAAGAATCTTTCAAAAAAAATGATATTGATTATGCTTTTGCAGATAATGCTGAAGAGGCCAGAAATATTATTTGTGATGTTATTAAAAGTGAAATTAATGAAGATTTGAAAGATGATACATCAAATTATAGTTTTAATGATAATAATAACTTTAATGATAATGATTTTAATGATGATAATAGCTTTAATGATAAAAATTCAATTGTTGTAGCTAAGTCTAAATCTAATACTCTTGGAGAAATTGCAGCTTCTAAATTTCTTCAATCAAAAGGTATAAATGTTATTGAAACAGACTTGGGAGATAGGATATTACAATTAAAAGGAAAAGATAATAAACCTACACATCCAACAGGCCCCGCATCCCATTTAAATGTTGAAGAAATTTCAAAAATTGTAAGTAAAGGGTTGAATATAGATGTTGCTTGTGATCCTAAAGCTATTATGGAAGTTGTAAAAGAGGATATTTTAAATAAAGTCTCTGAGGCTGATATTGGATTAAGTGGAGCTAATGCAGTAGCTTGTGAAGATGGATCTTTAGTTTTTGTTCATAATGAAGGTAATATATCTCTTGTTTCTCTCATGAAGACTCATATTATTGTGGCAGGTATAGAAAAACTTGTTAGGACTATTGAAGATGCTATTTCAATAGCTAAACTTGAAACTATATATGCTACTGGAAGCAAGGTAACTTCTTATATTAATATTGTTTCAGGGCCTTCAAAAACTGCTGATATTGAGAAAAAGCTACTTAAAAATATGTATGGTGCAGAAAAAGTCTTTGTCATTATTTTAGACAATGGACGTTTAGAAGCTATTGAATCAATTACTGAATGTCTTTATTGTATTGGTTGTGGTAGTTGTATTGTTACTTGTCCTGTTTATAATGCTATAGGTAATGAATTTGGTTTTAATAATTATCTAGGTGGTCGTGGAGTAGCTATGAGTAAGTTTATTCAGGATACTGAAACTAGTATTTCTTCTGGACTTTATAAATGTACATTATGTGGTCTTTGTAAAATTAACTGTCCTGTGACTATTTCTACATCTGATATTATTGAGAATATTCGTGCTGAAACTCTTAAAAAGGGTTTATATCCTGAAAAACATGGGAAATTCAAGGATAATATTAAGAATAAAGGTTCTCCTTATTAA
- a CDS encoding (5-formylfuran-3-yl)methyl phosphate synthase — MLLLISPINNEEALESIEGGADIVDVKNPKEGSLGANFPWVISEIRKMTPDDMLVSATLGDVPYKPGTVSLAAMGALTSGADYIKVGLYGTSNYDEALEVMTNVVKTVKSNNPNATVVASGYGDAHRVGAVSPWDIPKVAKESGSDLAMLDTAVKDGKTLFDYLNIDDLKKFVEETHSYGLKSALAGSVKKEQLKPLYDIGCDVVGVRGAACTGGDRNNGKISRTAVAELKELVNSFD, encoded by the coding sequence TTGCTTCTATTAATAAGCCCTATAAACAATGAAGAAGCACTAGAGTCTATTGAAGGCGGTGCAGATATAGTCGATGTTAAAAATCCTAAAGAAGGATCTCTCGGAGCTAATTTCCCGTGGGTGATTAGTGAAATTAGAAAAATGACTCCCGATGATATGTTAGTAAGTGCAACTCTTGGAGATGTTCCCTATAAACCTGGAACGGTGTCTCTTGCAGCGATGGGTGCTTTAACATCTGGTGCAGATTATATTAAAGTAGGATTGTATGGTACATCTAATTATGATGAGGCTTTAGAAGTTATGACTAATGTTGTTAAAACTGTTAAGAGTAATAATCCTAATGCTACAGTTGTTGCATCTGGTTACGGCGATGCTCATAGAGTTGGAGCAGTTTCACCATGGGATATTCCAAAAGTAGCTAAAGAGTCTGGAAGTGATTTAGCTATGTTGGATACGGCAGTTAAAGATGGCAAAACTTTGTTTGATTATTTAAATATCGATGATTTAAAAAAATTTGTTGAGGAAACTCATAGCTATGGCTTAAAATCAGCTCTTGCAGGTTCTGTTAAAAAAGAACAATTAAAACCACTTTATGATATTGGTTGTGATGTTGTTGGTGTTAGAGGTGCTGCTTGTACTGGTGGAGATAGAAATAATGGTAAAATCAGTCGAACTGCTGTAGCTGAATTGAAAGAATTAGTTAATTCTTTTGATTAG
- the guaB gene encoding IMP dehydrogenase: MYSKKLKEAELGFTYDDFLLVPNASYTEAKDVDTKAKVSRNFELNIPIISSAMDTVTESDMAIALAQEGGLGVIHRNMTLEQQVKEVKKVKMSGDLTIKDVVTITPNSSISTVKTIMEEEEVSGLPVIEDEKLIGIISKRDIKPFLNNNSDKKVEDIMTSDVVTIEEPITPSEALELAYENKVERLPVIRDGKLAGIVTIRDILNHKKYPNAARDKNGNFLVAAAAGPFDLERAMALDEAGADIIAVDCAHAHNMNVVKFAKTMKENINADLIMGNIATSEAAEDLIAQGIDGLKVGIGPGSMCTTRIIAGVGVPQLSAISSVADVASEYGVPVIADGGLRYSGDIAKALGAGADLVMLGNLLAGTYESPGDVVVMNGRKYKQYRGMGSMGAMTGGFGGGADRYFQEIKGPMKHSKLVPEGVEGAVPYKGTINEVIFQLVGGLKASMGYCGAKDIKSMQEVAKFVRITSSGIKESHPHDLLITNESPNYPTLD, encoded by the coding sequence GTGTATTCAAAAAAATTAAAAGAAGCTGAACTTGGGTTTACATATGATGACTTTTTACTTGTTCCAAATGCATCATATACAGAAGCAAAAGATGTTGATACTAAAGCTAAAGTATCTAGGAATTTTGAATTAAATATTCCGATTATTAGTTCAGCTATGGATACTGTAACAGAGTCAGACATGGCTATTGCTTTAGCTCAAGAAGGAGGTCTTGGTGTCATACATCGTAATATGACCTTAGAACAACAAGTTAAAGAGGTTAAAAAAGTAAAAATGTCTGGAGATTTAACAATTAAAGATGTTGTTACTATTACTCCAAACTCATCTATTTCAACAGTTAAAACTATCATGGAAGAGGAAGAGGTTAGTGGGCTTCCTGTTATTGAAGATGAAAAACTAATTGGTATTATTAGTAAAAGGGATATTAAACCTTTTTTAAATAATAATTCTGATAAAAAAGTTGAAGATATAATGACTTCTGATGTTGTAACAATTGAAGAACCTATTACTCCATCTGAAGCTCTTGAACTTGCTTATGAAAATAAGGTTGAAAGGCTTCCTGTTATTCGTGATGGTAAATTAGCTGGGATTGTTACTATTCGTGATATTTTAAATCATAAAAAATATCCTAATGCTGCTCGTGATAAAAATGGAAACTTTTTAGTGGCTGCTGCTGCTGGACCATTTGATTTAGAAAGAGCTATGGCACTTGATGAAGCTGGTGCTGATATTATTGCTGTTGATTGTGCTCATGCTCATAATATGAATGTTGTTAAATTTGCAAAGACAATGAAAGAAAATATTAACGCTGATCTTATTATGGGTAATATTGCAACTAGTGAAGCTGCAGAAGACTTAATAGCTCAGGGTATTGATGGTTTGAAGGTTGGAATTGGTCCTGGTTCAATGTGTACAACAAGAATCATTGCTGGTGTTGGTGTTCCTCAATTATCAGCTATTTCATCTGTTGCTGATGTAGCTAGTGAATATGGTGTTCCTGTAATTGCTGATGGTGGTCTTCGTTATTCTGGAGATATAGCTAAAGCTTTAGGTGCTGGTGCTGATTTAGTAATGCTTGGGAATTTACTTGCAGGTACTTATGAATCTCCGGGTGATGTTGTTGTCATGAATGGAAGAAAATACAAACAATATCGTGGTATGGGTTCAATGGGAGCTATGACTGGTGGTTTTGGTGGTGGAGCTGATAGATATTTCCAAGAAATTAAAGGTCCAATGAAGCATTCAAAACTTGTTCCAGAAGGAGTTGAAGGTGCTGTACCTTATAAAGGAACTATTAATGAAGTGATATTCCAACTTGTTGGTGGACTTAAAGCATCTATGGGTTACTGTGGTGCTAAAGATATTAAATCAATGCAGGAAGTAGCTAAATTTGTTAGAATTACTTCTAGTGGTATAAAAGAAAGTCACCCTCATGATCTTTTGATTACTAATGAAAGTCCTAATTATCCTACTTTGGATTGA
- a CDS encoding Rpn family recombination-promoting nuclease/putative transposase, with translation MSFNNEIRNYDPLYDFLFRGYMASSGCERQLTSLINAILVENDENLVSELEIVDNKSLPANIMGKKSCILDLRSVALDGRIINIEVQRQNEKFFKRRNQLYISREFSNSANEGKFRFLKEHIQINILGFKFCENVKITRKFNIIDKTDIKCEYSQCIKIINISLVPFRKIKKIDFDNPLHRCLVFLDKNSTIEMIEMVMSKDEAIKLAHEKVKELLKDEKFLHKMNIESQRELKYESEMAYAEDKGVKKGKKKGIEQGELNIAKKLIEAGMSIEEIAKTTGLSIAKLEKL, from the coding sequence TTGAGTTTTAATAATGAAATTAGGAATTATGATCCTTTGTATGATTTTCTTTTTAGGGGTTATATGGCAAGTTCTGGATGTGAAAGGCAATTGACTAGTTTAATCAATGCTATTTTAGTTGAAAATGATGAAAATTTAGTTTCTGAGTTGGAAATTGTTGATAATAAATCTTTACCAGCTAATATTATGGGTAAAAAGTCTTGTATTCTTGATCTTCGCTCTGTTGCATTAGATGGTAGAATAATTAACATCGAAGTTCAAAGGCAGAATGAAAAATTTTTTAAAAGGAGAAATCAACTTTATATATCTAGAGAATTTTCTAATTCAGCTAATGAAGGAAAATTTAGGTTTTTAAAGGAACATATCCAGATTAATATATTAGGGTTTAAATTTTGTGAAAATGTGAAAATCACCCGAAAATTTAATATAATTGATAAAACAGACATTAAATGTGAATATAGCCAATGTATAAAAATAATTAATATTAGTCTTGTTCCTTTTAGAAAGATAAAAAAGATTGATTTTGATAATCCTTTACATAGATGTTTAGTATTTTTGGATAAAAATAGTACAATTGAGATGATTGAAATGGTTATGAGCAAAGATGAAGCAATTAAATTAGCTCATGAAAAAGTAAAAGAATTGTTAAAAGATGAAAAATTTTTGCATAAAATGAATATTGAAAGTCAACGCGAGTTAAAGTATGAAAGTGAAATGGCTTATGCTGAAGATAAAGGTGTAAAAAAAGGAAAGAAAAAAGGTATTGAGCAAGGTGAGTTAAATATAGCTAAAAAATTGATTGAAGCAGGTATGTCTATTGAAGAGATAGCTAAAACTACTGGTCTTTCTATAGCTAAACTTGAAAAGTTGTAG
- a CDS encoding HD domain-containing protein — translation MSNPTKFLRDSVHGNLPLNEFEVEIMDSPQIQRLRRIKQLGFISLIYPGANHSRFEHSTGTMFLGSKLADHLELSDYDKNLVRIAALLHDIGHGPFSHVSEAVLDVKHEVLTAKVIKETSLNDIITKEFDSREVIDIINGKGSLGPIISGELDVDRMDYLIRDSHYTGVAYGVIDVDRIIANLKLNQYLILDIKGVQAAEEALVARYQMYPSVYQHHTTRIVNAMFRRCLKKVFKANIICSDDIYKYDDADMLCICRNVDEKESKDNAFIKDIVTRLDNRNLLKSVCSTRLNEFENPPEIFDIKKIALDKCEEEISEDMGIDRDYVILNIPEYPRFDEMKTQVALGDELFHLNEISSIVKALQSARFNYPDICLYVPKEDKDKFKNFKLDNYLNLPKRAENKFDKVHFEQSKLFD, via the coding sequence ATGTCTAATCCAACTAAATTTCTGAGAGATAGTGTTCATGGAAATCTTCCATTAAATGAATTTGAAGTTGAAATAATGGATTCTCCTCAAATTCAAAGATTAAGAAGAATAAAACAACTTGGATTTATATCTTTAATATATCCTGGTGCAAATCACTCTAGGTTTGAACATTCAACAGGGACTATGTTTTTAGGATCTAAATTAGCAGATCATCTTGAATTATCTGACTATGATAAAAATCTAGTTAGAATTGCTGCATTACTTCATGACATTGGTCATGGACCATTTTCACATGTTTCAGAAGCAGTTTTAGATGTTAAACATGAAGTTTTAACAGCTAAAGTTATTAAAGAAACTTCATTAAACGATATAATAACTAAAGAATTTGATTCAAGGGAAGTTATTGATATTATTAATGGTAAGGGTTCTCTTGGACCTATTATTTCTGGAGAGCTTGATGTAGATCGTATGGATTATTTAATTCGTGATTCTCATTATACTGGTGTGGCGTATGGAGTAATAGATGTTGATAGGATTATAGCTAACTTAAAACTTAATCAATATCTTATTTTGGATATTAAAGGTGTGCAAGCTGCTGAAGAAGCTCTTGTAGCTAGATATCAAATGTATCCTAGTGTTTATCAACACCATACTACTCGTATTGTTAATGCTATGTTTAGGAGGTGTCTTAAAAAGGTTTTTAAGGCAAATATTATTTGTAGTGATGATATATACAAATATGATGATGCTGATATGCTTTGTATATGTAGAAATGTTGATGAAAAGGAATCTAAGGATAATGCTTTTATTAAAGATATTGTAACAAGGTTAGATAATAGAAATTTACTTAAGAGTGTATGTTCGACTCGGTTAAATGAGTTTGAAAATCCTCCTGAAATTTTCGATATAAAAAAAATAGCTCTTGATAAGTGTGAGGAAGAGATTAGTGAGGATATGGGCATTGATAGGGATTATGTTATTTTAAATATTCCAGAATATCCTAGATTTGATGAGATGAAAACTCAAGTCGCTCTTGGTGATGAGCTTTTCCATCTTAATGAGATTTCAAGTATTGTTAAAGCACTTCAAAGTGCAAGGTTCAATTATCCTGATATTTGTTTATATGTTCCAAAAGAAGATAAGGATAAATTTAAAAATTTTAAATTGGATAATTATTTAAATCTTCCAAAAAGAGCAGAGAATAAATTTGATAAAGTTCATTTTGAACAATCTAAATTATTTGATTAA
- a CDS encoding UbiX family flavin prenyltransferase, with the protein MIIIAITGASGVVYSLKLLKALKKLDMETGVVVSKPAEIIFDYELGIKLDDIKELANHFYEPNDLTSSINSGSFKFDSLVIVPCSMKTLSAIANGYGNNAITRVADVALKERRKIILVPRETPLRSIHLENMLEISREGGIILPAMPGFYHNPENIDDIINFVVGKILDSLNIENDLFKRWE; encoded by the coding sequence ATGATAATTATAGCTATTACTGGTGCAAGTGGTGTTGTTTATAGCTTAAAGCTACTTAAAGCACTTAAAAAATTGGATATGGAAACTGGTGTTGTGGTAAGTAAACCAGCAGAAATAATTTTTGATTATGAATTAGGAATAAAATTAGATGATATAAAAGAATTAGCTAATCACTTCTATGAACCAAATGATTTAACTTCCTCTATAAATAGTGGTTCTTTTAAATTTGATTCTCTTGTAATTGTTCCATGTTCTATGAAAACTTTATCTGCTATAGCTAATGGATATGGCAACAATGCAATAACAAGAGTGGCTGATGTTGCACTAAAAGAAAGGAGAAAAATTATCCTTGTTCCTCGTGAAACCCCTCTTAGATCTATTCATCTTGAAAATATGCTTGAAATAAGTAGAGAAGGTGGAATAATTTTACCAGCAATGCCTGGATTTTATCATAATCCTGAAAATATAGATGATATAATCAACTTTGTAGTTGGTAAAATATTGGATTCATTAAATATTGAAAATGACTTATTTAAAAGATGGGAATAA
- the cbiT gene encoding precorrin-6Y C5,15-methyltransferase (decarboxylating) subunit CbiT has protein sequence MIQDHEFISFKEVPGPTKEEIRCLLLCKSEVSNEDIVVDIGCGTGGITTDFAKVAKKVISIDKNPNAIELTSKNIKKHGVFENVDLIENDAISALKSIENFDIVIIGGSGGDLDEILELVFSKLNKNGRIIVTGILIETKYVAIKKLKSLGLEPKVVEVTISRGNSIGLGTMMLAENPIAIISSKIK, from the coding sequence ATGATTCAAGATCATGAATTTATAAGTTTTAAAGAGGTTCCAGGACCTACAAAGGAAGAAATTAGATGTTTACTATTATGTAAAAGTGAAGTTTCAAATGAGGACATAGTTGTTGATATTGGTTGTGGAACTGGTGGAATAACAACAGACTTTGCAAAAGTAGCTAAAAAAGTAATATCCATTGATAAAAATCCAAATGCTATTGAATTAACTTCTAAAAATATTAAAAAGCATGGTGTTTTTGAAAATGTAGATTTAATAGAAAATGATGCTATTTCTGCTCTTAAATCAATAGAAAACTTTGATATAGTTATTATTGGTGGAAGTGGTGGGGACCTTGATGAAATTTTAGAATTAGTTTTTTCAAAGTTGAATAAAAATGGTAGAATAATAGTAACAGGGATTTTAATTGAAACAAAGTATGTTGCTATTAAAAAACTAAAGAGTTTAGGCTTAGAACCTAAAGTTGTTGAGGTTACTATTTCAAGAGGTAATTCTATTGGTCTTGGAACGATGATGTTAGCTGAAAATCCTATAGCTATTATTTCTTCAAAGATTAAATGA
- a CDS encoding pseudomurein-binding repeat-containing protein — translation MTHLTLEEYRGMVEEIMDIKNTTGEMPEYAQVSNIRINREDYCNMIERVNKFILEMGRSPRSIEID, via the coding sequence ATGACACATTTAACGCTAGAAGAATATAGAGGAATGGTAGAAGAGATTATGGATATAAAAAATACTACTGGTGAAATGCCAGAGTATGCTCAAGTAAGTAATATTAGGATTAATCGTGAAGATTATTGTAATATGATTGAGCGTGTCAATAAATTTATTTTAGAGATGGGCAGAAGTCCTCGTTCAATTGAAATCGATTGA
- a CDS encoding molybdenum cofactor guanylyltransferase, with protein MKSQSNKSIIILCGGMSKRMGQDKGSLQIQETPMIIHVLEAITPQINEVIIVLNDRDRIAKYKSIIDSYLKKLDKKFNFKLIFVEDEIKNKGPISGIMTGLKNISSEYGLILPCDSPFISNEYINNMFKILNEIKSIYTDVDGIVPFHFKKKLENKEKNGKNKENDNENDNEKNNENEIDLPKSGFYKEGVMKNFIIENTEPLHSIYKKNTYKTIELLLEQNEMKVKSLIKSMNSYFILIDEDKVISTNEKLNYNISGSNFKNINYKKDIDEIN; from the coding sequence ATGAAAAGCCAATCTAATAAATCTATTATTATATTATGTGGAGGTATGAGTAAACGTATGGGTCAAGATAAAGGATCCCTGCAAATACAAGAAACACCTATGATAATTCATGTACTTGAAGCTATAACTCCCCAAATTAATGAAGTAATAATTGTTTTAAATGATAGAGATAGAATAGCTAAATATAAGTCAATCATTGATAGCTATCTTAAAAAACTTGATAAAAAGTTTAATTTTAAATTAATTTTCGTAGAAGATGAAATAAAAAATAAAGGACCAATTTCAGGTATAATGACTGGCCTTAAGAATATTTCTAGTGAATATGGACTTATTTTACCCTGTGATTCCCCATTTATAAGTAATGAATATATTAATAATATGTTTAAGATTCTAAATGAAATTAAATCCATTTATACCGATGTTGATGGGATAGTTCCATTTCATTTCAAAAAAAAGCTTGAAAATAAAGAAAAAAATGGAAAAAATAAAGAAAATGATAATGAAAATGATAATGAAAAAAATAACGAAAATGAAATTGATCTTCCTAAATCAGGTTTTTATAAAGAAGGAGTCATGAAAAACTTTATAATAGAAAATACAGAACCACTACATAGTATCTATAAAAAAAACACATATAAAACCATAGAATTATTATTAGAACAAAATGAAATGAAAGTAAAATCCCTCATAAAATCAATGAACTCTTATTTTATTTTGATTGATGAAGATAAAGTCATATCTACCAATGAAAAACTTAATTATAATATATCTGGTTCTAATTTTAAAAATATCAATTATAAAAAAGATATAGATGAAATAAACTGA
- the tsaA gene encoding tRNA (N6-threonylcarbamoyladenosine(37)-N6)-methyltransferase TrmO, producing the protein MNKIEFTPIGTVHSPFDELEGMPIQPIGAQGIKGEIHLRDDLIPGLKDLDGFSHLTLVYYLHKVKGYSLEVKPFLDNDHHGVFATRSPRRLNPIGISVVKLDSVNENVIEISNVDILNGTPLLDIKPYVPQLYQDTCKDLKIGWFEDKHENAEKTRSDDRFID; encoded by the coding sequence ATGAACAAAATAGAATTTACACCTATTGGAACAGTACACTCACCTTTTGATGAACTTGAAGGAATGCCAATTCAACCGATTGGTGCTCAAGGAATAAAAGGAGAAATTCACTTAAGAGATGACTTAATACCAGGATTAAAAGATTTAGATGGTTTTTCACATTTAACATTAGTTTACTATCTACACAAAGTTAAAGGATATTCATTAGAAGTAAAGCCATTTTTAGATAATGACCATCATGGTGTTTTTGCAACAAGATCACCAAGAAGATTAAATCCAATTGGAATATCCGTAGTGAAATTAGATTCAGTTAATGAAAATGTTATAGAAATATCTAATGTAGATATTTTAAATGGAACACCTCTTTTAGATATTAAACCTTATGTTCCACAACTGTATCAAGATACCTGTAAAGATTTGAAAATTGGATGGTTTGAAGATAAACATGAAAATGCTGAAAAAACAAGATCAGATGATCGTTTTATTGATTAA
- a CDS encoding TOBE domain-containing protein yields the protein MKISARNKLDGEIEAVNLGAVMASIKIKVEDPGVLTALITKESAEGLGLKKGDKVSAIIKSTEIIVGKE from the coding sequence ATGAAAATTAGTGCAAGAAATAAATTAGATGGAGAAATTGAAGCTGTTAATTTAGGTGCTGTAATGGCAAGTATTAAAATTAAAGTTGAGGATCCTGGAGTTCTAACAGCATTAATAACCAAAGAATCTGCTGAAGGTTTAGGTCTTAAAAAAGGAGATAAAGTTTCAGCTATTATAAAATCTACAGAAATAATTGTTGGAAAAGAATAA
- a CDS encoding molybdenum cofactor biosynthesis protein MoaE, whose amino-acid sequence MVIKIVEKDDEYYQIQDLIDSLKKNKRIDESGAIFTFEGFVRGIEKSVEGEKIVDKMILTTPNKEKAQNDLEKIAESVKIKYGVYGVAIVHFIGEFYTGDPLFLTAVLGPHRNETLDALKEVIERTKFDVDFKKEEISSTGTKIIMAGG is encoded by the coding sequence ATGGTTATTAAAATAGTTGAAAAGGATGATGAATATTATCAAATACAAGATTTAATTGATTCATTAAAGAAAAATAAGAGAATAGATGAATCAGGAGCTATATTTACATTTGAAGGCTTTGTTCGTGGAATAGAAAAAAGTGTTGAAGGTGAAAAAATAGTTGATAAAATGATATTAACCACACCTAATAAAGAAAAAGCTCAAAACGATCTTGAAAAAATTGCCGAAAGTGTTAAAATCAAATATGGTGTTTACGGAGTAGCTATCGTACATTTTATAGGAGAATTCTACACAGGAGACCCTTTATTTTTAACAGCTGTTTTAGGACCTCACAGAAATGAAACTCTTGATGCTTTAAAAGAAGTTATAGAAAGAACTAAATTTGATGTTGATTTTAAAAAAGAAGAGATATCCAGTACTGGAACTAAGATTATTATGGCTGGAGGATAA
- a CDS encoding nicotinamide-nucleotide adenylyltransferase, with the protein MKEKRGLLIGRMQPVHNGHIQVIKKTLEEVDEIIIGIGSAQLSHTIVDPFTAGERVMMLTKALAENSINSARYYIIPIQDIQMNAVWVSHIKMLTPPFGNVFSGNPLVQQLFEEEGYDVARPPLFKREKLSGTEVRRRMLEDENWKKLVPTSTAKIIEEINGIERLKHLAKKEVSEIVK; encoded by the coding sequence ATGAAAGAAAAAAGAGGATTATTAATTGGTAGGATGCAACCAGTTCATAATGGACATATTCAAGTGATTAAAAAAACACTTGAGGAAGTTGATGAAATCATTATTGGAATTGGAAGTGCTCAGCTAAGTCATACAATAGTTGATCCATTTACAGCTGGTGAAAGGGTAATGATGCTTACAAAAGCATTAGCTGAAAACAGTATCAACTCTGCAAGATATTATATTATACCTATCCAAGATATTCAAATGAATGCTGTGTGGGTTTCCCATATAAAAATGTTAACTCCACCTTTTGGAAATGTTTTTAGTGGAAATCCATTAGTACAGCAATTGTTTGAAGAAGAAGGTTATGATGTAGCTAGGCCTCCTCTTTTTAAAAGGGAAAAACTTTCTGGAACAGAAGTAAGAAGAAGAATGCTTGAAGATGAAAATTGGAAAAAGCTAGTTCCAACTTCAACAGCTAAGATCATTGAAGAAATAAATGGAATTGAAAGATTAAAACATTTAGCTAAAAAAGAAGTTAGTGAAATAGTTAAATAA